Sequence from the Amaranthus tricolor cultivar Red isolate AtriRed21 chromosome 1, ASM2621246v1, whole genome shotgun sequence genome:
CCCCTTCCAAAATCCCATCAATGAGAGCTTTGTTATAATTTTGTGCTGCATATCATTTATATATCATCTATATAACTTATATCAAGGACCAGTTGAATCATGAAGGtccaaatattttttatgttgtgtcctacctTGATTTTAATTGAAATATCCTATTGCTTGTCTTCCACTTCTAAAAGTTGAATGTTTTTTTGCATGTAAAAATATATGAAGTTTGAGGTATTTATTTTAGACGTGTTTCGTACCTTGATTTTAAGCCTACTTTCTGAACTATTTGATGTATAcgtgatttaatttttttgagctGATGTTCTGTATGACTTGGGCACTGGACTGGAAATCTTATCTCCATTATGCCACTTCTTTTTCTAGAAATTCTGGCCTTGAGAATTTTGCATAATTACTTATCTTCTTCTTGTTTCCCCTTGTTGAATATtcttttttaatagttttagttATGCTTTTATCTATATGTAAAAGCATTTTATCTAGTCAATGTTGCTTCTCTCTTTCTTGGTTGTTACTTCTAGTTGCAATAAGAATCAAGGTTGTGCCAGAAATTTTTTTTCGCCACTTGAATGTTCTTTTGTGCACTTTGACTTATAGTTGGATAATGAGATCATTTTTCATGATAGGGAATGGTTGTGTACTCATGAATCATGCACAAGACCTTGAATATCAAAGGGTTTCACCTTATTAGTTATGAATAGTTGTGTACTTGTTTTCAAAAATGTTTAATCCGATTTGGATGATGGAGGGGCGTGACCATTATCCATGTAATTTTTCTGCTTGGGAGAGAGTTTGGGGGGCGGGGGATATGGGATCTTGtcatttttttccattttaagTAAGGATTTATAAAGCTCATTTATGTTCCATTTcatgaattaaatgaaattcCTCTTTTTTGGATTTTGGTTTTACAGGATGATGATCCAATATATTCTCTGATACCTTTATTACTTACAAAGGATCTTTCTTGGTCGATAGCAAGGTAATAGTTTATTCCTTAGTCAAAGAACTTTAATTGAGCAGTTTTTGAAGCGTCTTGTCTATATTTATGCTTAGGTTTtgtttatgtataattaaactttaatatgtttcaaatgcTTAAATTGTATTACGATTAAACATGTTCATGTTGCACCAGTAAAGTATGTTGAACAGTAGGATATTACTCCGTCCGTCCACGGTATTTATTACAAGTACATGTGAGAATACcaaaaagagagaaaagtgATATTTTATGGGAAAGTATGAaaaatgtgtggatgaaatgaaaagataaattaaataagaatgAAAATTTAAGAAAGAGTGTGGGTCATAGCCAAAAATTGAAATGTAGCAAATCTCTTGCGACGAatcaaaatagaaaaagtaGCAAAACCGTGGGACAGGTGGAGTAGCTCGTTGGATTCTGTTTATATAAATGTTTGCTTGATTATGTCACGTTCTTCCACTAAAAACTTGAAAAACCATTGGTTATTACTCCTATAATCTTATACCACTAATGTTTGTGGTTTAATTGACAGCTATtgtaacacccaaatttcctTCTTTCCTTCGCGATTTCtagtttcgtttaaggggttggaaatttaAGGTTggaaattcaagggtgttacataaaaaaagaaagaaaataatttaaataaacgctaaagattaattaaattattttcttttcttttatatgtaacacccgaatttcctcccttccttcgcGATTTCTGATTTCGTTTAAGGGTTgtaaattcaggggtgttacagctatatgctttaaaattttaactataTGCCGACAATGGAATTCAGTATTAGGAGATTGCTATTTGCCTATTTTGGTAGTAAGATGGATTATTGAATTTATTGAAATTTCAATGACTGGTTGttgaaaaattctttaaaactaattaataatgcTCAAGTAATGTATGGCATGTAAAAAGACGTGATTACTGAACTTGAGATGTTTTTGAACATTGGATTGTGCGGTTTTTGGATTTGGTGTTATATTGATCTATAATGATGTTTGAtgtttgttgtttgttgttgccTTATGAATAAGCTCTCACAAGTATGACCGATTTTGTGTTGGATTGCATACTAGGCGGTCAGAAGGGTCTCATGCTGAGTTTCTTAGAGGATTTCATCATTAGAAGCCTTCTCAACTGCTCTAAAATCTTCAGCATTATTCGACCTCTTACACTTCAATTTGGTTTGCAAGTAAGGTGTCGAATTACTCCCTATCAAGTAACAACTAAAATCCCGGTTGTTTGGTGTAGTTGTTTCACTGTTTATAAGAGGGGTTGTGGGTTTCTAACAAGTGATCAAAAGTGTGGGGGAAATTAGCATCACAACTCACAAGTCAATCTTCTACCAACAAAAGGTATTTACTTTATTCCTTAGGTGTAGTGATCGGAGACGATAAACCTTATCCATAATTAAAGACATTAAACTgctcatataaaaattatatacatatattagttagtgcttatatttttttaatttagttaaatgATTCAATTTGGTAGATTTATACCATTTATTCACCTATTTGGGACTAAATAAGTTCATATTCAAATCAATAaacaattaatacaaataaactccatatattattatttcataGGTAATCATTTCCTTACATATAtgatatatcatatataattttaGTAACTTACAGTATGCTTTATTTTCACAAACACATCAAATTTATTGATAGAAAAACACAACGATGACAAAAGTAACATacataataacaacaaaaacaaacataaatcCACATGGCATTCTTTTATTGAATCACtcttttttggtatatatatactCTTCTGTTCTATCAACTTTGCTACATTTGCATTTTTAAAGTGAGAGTTTTTTGTAgtaaatgtagcaaatttaacTAGACAGAAAGAATATTAATATTTAGAAAGGCTTTTCCCCAATAAAATTACCAGGTGGACTATAGTTGCaagtaacaaaaaaattacCATTGTTACATTGAACTCTAGCACATCCAAGACCAACTGAATTACTCCAAACTACTTGTGTATAATGGCCACACATCTCATTATCAGCACAAGTATttgaatcataatcataattggGTTTCTCTTTTACCCACATTTCTACAGCACCTATGCCTGTCAACTCTGGACCAACCCCTATGTTTTCACCATACAAACCATTGGTATCTGAATGGATAAGGGCACAATCTGCTGCCCTTTGGTTGGCATAGTTCTCGGCATAGGCGGCTACCGTCTCATTCCATTCTATATCACCTACACCATCAGCTGCCCTAGCTTGGTTATGGGCATCAACATAGTCTTGGGGTGAATTTTGTGCATGGCTGCATGTTTGGAGTAAGACTAGGGTTCCTATGATCAAATATGTTAGCATTGTAAGGAATTTCATGGAATCCATGGGTCggatattgtttttttttctccttaaaTTGTTGTTTTAGACTAATGAAATGAAATACAATTAATTTGTGAAAATTTTGAGGAAATTGAATGGGTTTATATAGGAAAACTAAGCCATCATATTACTTTCTAAGGTCACCGTGAAAGTATTAATTATTGAGGCAATTGTACATATATCATGTGCATAAATTATACTTCTAGTAATGTTGAATGCTTCGTGGATAGTATGTACCTAATACATCAAATTGCGGaactattcaaattaatgaTCTAAAAATTGACCTTGAATTCAAAAGAAATAgaaagaaaccaactcaacgaaaaacttaaactgatggttgaggccccatgatatgttatacacTCTAATAGATATACTCAAtgagaaattgaaattattaattaatgatGGCAGTTCTCAAAGTTTGgcgataaaaattaaattaagacatcaaaaatttgaaggaaatatattacaataatataaataattacaataggaaaaatttttaaaactagTAATCAAGCGATGCATGCATTCAAATTTCAAACCTAAAAGCCACCAttaaattactaattaattaataatatacgtAGATACACCAATTTGTGGATATTAAAATTCGGATTTGCATCATGCATCTAGGACGGGGTGTTTAATTTCATAgggtttttaaatttaaatagcctcatattaaaaaatcatGTAAGAATAATTGTACTATTATGGTAGAATTGGGAGTTTTACTTAACATATTAATGGTAATATGTTTAAAatctattaattataattttttcttttcttttcttatcgCTTTTCAAAACAACttgttaaatttaaaatattttctcttacatcatttaatttttacagATTCATCAAACATCAATTATCACTAacttaatttatcaaaataatcaacgatttattttaaaattttcaaccgttcaaatttttacttttattattattattattattattattattattattatttatttattttttttaatattaacaatttgattaagttatttttataaaaacaatattaataaaattagaaagTATGTTGagcttttatttaattttagtattttaaaattgttttaactttttattttagttttaagaAAATCTAAATTTGTAGCCGATGcatcaaatttaaatatatggaCACTTGACACATGCATCcattattagtttaattaatCTGCATGTTGTATATATGGTTATTTGGTCGTCTACCTTCGTCATAGAACGTAACTTCAGAAGTCTATCAGTATTTAATATTAATGGTATATACGACATTGTTCTTCATATATCGTCACTCGATGGCTTTTTATCTTTCAGACGTTTACTTATTAACTAATCAACATTTTCAATATGCCATGGCTGCCATGGGGATGGGAATTGGGAACCATCACTTGCTTTATAAAAATCTGTTTTTGTAAATATTTGAAACCCAAAAATACTAGGAGTATCCCAAAGGGAATAAATTGAATTGAAAccacataaaataatttattttacaaaatacatataaCCAAATAtagattaaattataaaataatacacCTTAGTCCAtgaattgtaaatcaattaCACGTTTCCTaaacttattattttttgattcttCACATGTACAGTGTACCTGACTACCACCATTGTATATTATATCGAATTTAGTGTATCTTGTCCATAAGAATTAtattgtgcgacagcggaagcaaaaatcgaaaataataatagaaagtaataaagattcaaacaaacaataaagaaaatcatacggagaaattaacgtggttcactatctaTGTGAttgctacatccaccggcaccgagaataaacttttcactataaaccgggagattacaagatgaataaGAAGCCACAATAATgactctccaagctttttctctcttagttttcctcaatTTTTATTTCATGCATCATCccctaattctaatagttactTCCcgcaatatttaaaataatgtttatctTTATTCATTAGCTAAGAAATAAACCAAGAGTGAAACGTGTAAACATTTTTGAGGCAATACATTGAAATAGCTCGTACTCTCTTCTATTCTTCTTAGTAATACCATTTGCTTT
This genomic interval carries:
- the LOC130813177 gene encoding pathogenesis-related protein 1A-like → MDSMKFLTMLTYLIIGTLVLLQTCSHAQNSPQDYVDAHNQARAADGVGDIEWNETVAAYAENYANQRAADCALIHSDTNGLYGENIGVGPELTGIGAVEMWVKEKPNYDYDSNTCADNEMCGHYTQVVWSNSVGLGCARVQCNNGNFFVTCNYSPPGNFIGEKPF